One Paraburkholderia agricolaris DNA segment encodes these proteins:
- the gltA gene encoding citrate synthase, whose amino-acid sequence MNSKTHATLSFSDSDQTIDLPVYQGTLGPDVIDIRKLYAQTGKFTYDPGFMSTAACNSEITYIDGDKGELLYRGYPIDNLAQNADFLETCYLLLKGELPNAQQKEEFVTTVTQHTMVHEQMHFFFRGFRRDAHPMAILVAAVGALSAFYHDSLDINNPQHRDVSAIRMIAKLPTLVAMAYKYTVGQPFVYPKNDLSYSANFMRMMFANPAEEYEVNDVLVRALDRILILHADHEQNASTSTVRLAGSSGANPFACIAAGIACLWGPAHGGANEAALNMLEEIGSVDNIPEFIAKVKDKNSGVKLMGFGHRVYKNYDPRAKLMRETCHEVLEELGLHDDPLFKLAMALEKIALEDEYFVSRKLYPNVDFYSGIVQRALGIPTAMFTCIFAMARTVGWIAQWNEMIADPEQKIGRPRQLFVGETQREARALDKR is encoded by the coding sequence ATGAACTCGAAGACACACGCAACGCTGAGCTTTTCCGACAGCGATCAAACGATTGATTTGCCTGTTTACCAGGGCACGCTCGGGCCGGATGTCATCGACATCCGCAAGCTGTACGCTCAGACTGGCAAGTTCACGTACGACCCGGGCTTCATGTCCACGGCGGCATGCAATTCCGAAATCACGTATATCGACGGTGACAAAGGCGAGCTGCTGTATCGCGGTTATCCGATCGACAATCTGGCGCAGAACGCCGACTTCCTTGAAACGTGCTATTTGCTGCTGAAGGGTGAATTGCCGAATGCGCAGCAGAAGGAGGAGTTCGTCACCACGGTTACGCAGCACACGATGGTGCATGAGCAGATGCATTTCTTCTTCCGTGGATTTCGCCGTGACGCGCACCCGATGGCGATTCTGGTGGCGGCGGTTGGCGCGCTATCGGCCTTCTATCACGACTCGCTCGACATCAACAATCCGCAGCATCGTGACGTATCGGCGATTCGCATGATTGCGAAGCTGCCGACGCTGGTGGCGATGGCGTACAAGTACACCGTGGGTCAGCCTTTTGTTTATCCGAAGAACGACCTGTCGTACAGCGCGAATTTCATGCGGATGATGTTTGCCAATCCGGCGGAAGAGTACGAGGTGAACGACGTGCTGGTGCGCGCGTTGGACCGCATTCTGATTCTGCATGCGGACCACGAGCAGAATGCGTCGACGTCGACGGTACGGCTGGCGGGTTCGTCGGGTGCCAATCCGTTTGCATGTATCGCGGCGGGCATTGCTTGCTTGTGGGGTCCGGCGCATGGCGGTGCGAATGAAGCCGCGCTGAACATGCTGGAGGAGATTGGCTCGGTCGACAATATTCCTGAGTTCATTGCGAAGGTGAAGGATAAGAACTCGGGTGTGAAGCTGATGGGCTTTGGTCATCGTGTCTACAAGAATTACGATCCGCGCGCGAAGCTGATGCGTGAGACCTGTCACGAAGTGCTGGAAGAGTTGGGGTTGCATGACGACCCGCTGTTCAAGCTTGCCATGGCGCTTGAGAAGATCGCGCTTGAGGATGAATACTTCGTGTCGCGTAAGCTGTATCCGAATGTGGATTTCTATTCGGGTATCGTGCAGCGGGCGCTTGGGATTCCGACTGCGATGTTTACGTGTATCTTCGCGATGGCTCGGACTGTTGGGTGGATTGCGCAGTGGAATGAAATGATTGCCGATCCGGAGCAGAAGATTGGGCGGCCGCGGCAGTTGTTCGTTGGGGAGACTCAGCGCGAGGCTCGGGCGCTCGATAAGAGGTAA
- a CDS encoding amylo-alpha-1,6-glucosidase: MQQPEALGGLSHSGGIDHHEPEPDGAFIPTENLNVASATQHVLKSGDTFIVNDPLGDITGHDDGLFVNDTRVLSSLRLTFGGRAPSLLSGSVSSDNTSFTAHLTNRPLPPLGGDSTPEGVIHVERVRVLSGTVLNEAIELTNYGTSDAVVPLSISFASDFRDMFEVRGLKRDKQGRVEPARVENREVLLGYIGLDDVARNVQIAFSPEPDKLFADRADYTVKLPAQACVSIYLSVSVQVVPQADKPAAGVAQPTHAVSEAHLSQIDAERPRVGRAAVRAALVDAHLVMRERRRVTARVRSSNPLFNAWIDRSLADLGLLTTDLATGPYPYAGIPWFSTPFGRDAVITSLQTLWLQPNLAAGVLRFLAEHQARENSPFRDAAPGKIMHEMRKGEMAATGEVPFALYYGGVDTTPLFIVLAGAYAARTNDLALIDELWPALERAAQWVAGVCDKNRYGLLDYQRESDGGLANQGWKDSHDSVFHADGRFPDGPIALVEVQAYASAAFDTMAHFAKLRGLRDQAGQYSERAKKIRKCVEEKYWMEESGFYGIALDGHGELCRVMASNAGHLLAFGLPSRERGEAVVRELDSTLFHTGWGVRTLAASQARFNPMAYHNGSVWPHDNALCARGLSRYGGKAAAVRLLQALFQAAVNFDMRLPELFCGFPRRRGEPPTAYPVACLPQAWAAGSPFMMLEACLGITIDAERREVVIEQPMLPEGIDWLEVGDLKVGDSSVSITFRRIGDKVVASAAEQGDVRVVALL; this comes from the coding sequence ATGCAGCAGCCAGAAGCCCTCGGCGGCCTATCCCACTCGGGTGGAATCGACCACCACGAACCCGAGCCGGACGGCGCATTCATCCCGACGGAAAACCTCAACGTCGCGAGCGCTACCCAGCACGTGCTGAAGTCCGGCGACACTTTCATCGTCAACGACCCCCTCGGCGATATCACCGGCCATGACGACGGCCTGTTCGTCAACGACACCCGTGTTCTGTCCTCATTGCGCCTCACCTTCGGTGGCCGCGCGCCCTCATTGCTGTCAGGCAGCGTCAGCAGCGACAACACCTCGTTCACCGCGCATCTGACCAATCGCCCGTTGCCGCCGCTCGGCGGCGATAGCACGCCGGAAGGCGTGATCCACGTCGAACGCGTACGCGTGCTCTCGGGCACCGTGCTCAACGAAGCCATCGAACTCACCAACTACGGCACGAGCGATGCAGTCGTGCCGCTGTCGATCTCCTTTGCCAGCGATTTCCGCGACATGTTCGAAGTGCGCGGCCTCAAACGCGACAAACAGGGTCGTGTCGAACCGGCACGTGTCGAGAACCGCGAGGTGCTGCTCGGTTATATCGGTCTCGATGACGTGGCGCGCAATGTGCAGATCGCCTTCTCGCCGGAACCGGACAAGCTCTTCGCCGATCGCGCGGATTACACCGTCAAGCTGCCCGCGCAAGCGTGTGTGTCGATCTATCTGTCCGTCTCGGTGCAGGTCGTCCCGCAAGCCGACAAGCCGGCCGCGGGCGTCGCACAACCCACGCACGCAGTGAGTGAAGCCCATCTGTCGCAGATCGACGCGGAGCGCCCGCGGGTCGGGCGCGCGGCCGTGCGCGCCGCACTGGTCGACGCCCACCTGGTGATGCGGGAACGGCGTCGCGTCACCGCGCGTGTGCGTTCGAGCAATCCGCTCTTTAACGCGTGGATCGACCGTTCGCTGGCCGACCTGGGCCTGCTGACCACCGATCTCGCCACGGGGCCGTACCCCTACGCCGGCATCCCGTGGTTCTCGACGCCGTTCGGGCGGGATGCCGTCATCACGTCATTGCAGACGCTGTGGCTGCAACCGAATCTGGCCGCGGGCGTACTGCGTTTTCTCGCCGAGCATCAGGCACGCGAGAATTCACCGTTTCGCGATGCCGCACCCGGCAAGATCATGCACGAGATGCGCAAGGGCGAAATGGCCGCCACCGGCGAAGTGCCGTTCGCGCTGTACTACGGCGGCGTAGACACGACCCCGCTATTCATCGTGTTGGCCGGCGCTTATGCAGCACGCACGAACGATCTCGCGCTGATCGACGAGTTGTGGCCGGCGTTGGAGCGCGCGGCGCAATGGGTCGCGGGCGTGTGCGACAAGAATCGCTATGGTCTGCTGGACTATCAGCGCGAGTCGGACGGCGGCCTCGCCAATCAAGGCTGGAAAGACAGCCACGATTCAGTCTTCCACGCCGACGGCCGCTTTCCCGACGGTCCTATCGCGCTCGTCGAAGTGCAGGCCTATGCGAGTGCCGCCTTCGACACGATGGCTCACTTTGCCAAGCTGCGCGGCCTGCGCGATCAGGCCGGGCAATACAGTGAACGTGCGAAGAAAATCCGCAAGTGCGTCGAAGAAAAATACTGGATGGAAGAGTCCGGCTTCTACGGCATCGCGCTCGACGGCCACGGCGAGCTATGCCGCGTCATGGCGTCGAATGCGGGTCACCTGCTGGCCTTCGGTCTGCCTTCGCGCGAGCGCGGCGAAGCGGTGGTGCGCGAGCTCGACTCCACGCTGTTCCACACCGGCTGGGGCGTGCGTACGCTGGCCGCGAGCCAGGCGCGCTTCAACCCGATGGCTTACCACAACGGCTCGGTCTGGCCGCACGACAACGCGCTCTGTGCGCGCGGCCTGTCACGCTACGGCGGCAAGGCGGCGGCCGTGCGGCTGCTGCAGGCGCTCTTCCAGGCCGCGGTCAATTTCGACATGCGCCTGCCTGAGCTGTTCTGCGGTTTCCCGCGGCGGCGCGGCGAACCGCCCACTGCCTATCCGGTCGCCTGTCTGCCGCAGGCGTGGGCGGCGGGTTCGCCGTTCATGATGCTCGAAGCCTGTTTGGGCATCACGATCGACGCGGAGCGGCGTGAAGTCGTAATCGAACAGCCCATGCTGCCTGAGGGTATCGACTGGCTCGAAGTCGGCGATCTGAAGGTCGGCGATTCGTCGGTATCGATCACGTTCCGGCGGATCGGTGACAAGGTGGTCGCGTCGGCGGCCGAGCAGGGTGACGTGCGGGTGGTCGCGCTTCTGTAG
- a CDS encoding MurR/RpiR family transcriptional regulator — MPDSFDQLAALIRARFSELSPQFQMGAAFLLDHPDEVAVSSMRKVAERAQVQPASLVRLSQQLGFPGWNELRNLFVARVRTRPEPLTSRARSLVKSKDALANDLLVAQQHNLEVTAAHNSRVIVEAARLLRRAPHVHVAGFRSCYAVAFGLVYGYRLFRPSVSLLNGEAGTLEMQLRTVARDSATIVISFAPYSVEAARVAEAALEKGSKLIAITDSAVSPIALNADKVLIFSHESPSFFPSLVAATAISESLVAHLLALEGAGAVEQLGIAEQSLHDKGAYVP; from the coding sequence ATGCCAGACAGTTTTGACCAGCTCGCCGCCCTGATCAGGGCGCGCTTCTCCGAACTGAGTCCGCAGTTCCAGATGGGCGCGGCGTTCCTGCTCGACCATCCTGACGAAGTCGCGGTCTCGTCGATGCGCAAAGTGGCCGAGCGGGCGCAGGTGCAACCGGCCTCGCTGGTGCGCCTGTCGCAACAGCTGGGTTTTCCCGGCTGGAACGAATTGCGCAACCTGTTCGTCGCGCGCGTGCGCACGCGGCCCGAGCCGCTTACCAGCCGCGCGCGTTCGCTCGTCAAATCGAAAGATGCGCTGGCCAACGACCTGTTGGTCGCGCAACAGCACAATCTTGAAGTCACCGCGGCGCATAACAGTCGCGTGATCGTGGAAGCGGCGCGTCTGCTGCGGCGCGCGCCGCACGTGCATGTCGCGGGCTTTCGCTCCTGTTATGCCGTGGCGTTCGGGCTGGTCTACGGGTACCGGTTGTTTCGCCCCTCCGTGTCGCTGCTCAACGGCGAAGCCGGTACGCTCGAAATGCAACTGCGTACGGTAGCGCGTGACAGCGCTACCATCGTCATCAGTTTCGCGCCGTATTCCGTCGAGGCTGCGCGTGTCGCCGAGGCCGCGCTGGAAAAGGGCAGCAAGCTGATCGCAATCACGGACAGCGCGGTCTCGCCGATCGCGTTGAACGCCGACAAGGTGCTGATTTTTTCGCACGAAAGCCCGTCGTTCTTTCCTTCGCTGGTGGCAGCCACGGCGATTTCCGAATCGCTGGTCGCGCATCTGCTCGCGCTGGAAGGGGCGGGGGCCGTCGAACAACTTGGCATTGCCGAACAATCGCTGCATGACAAAGGCGCATACGTGCCCTGA
- a CDS encoding C45 family autoproteolytic acyltransferase/hydolase: protein MSKQDLSLFQVSGEPYDIGFRLGELARPVFTEYMEQSIAWRAVRRWRGEPFVQQLRAAAHAYFPALLAELDGMAAGLGWSAEDVFLWNCRGELIHNAPDGCTTLAAVGGNARFIAHNEDGDPFLRERCALVEVQPAGKPGFVSFYYPGSLPGHTFAANRAGLVQAINNLRICIPAAGVPRMILARAVLDAASLDEALSILRGTPAASGFHHTLGCAGDERLLSVEVSARRCSAQTVSAIAGHANHLIHAGCEAEAQIVTDSSRDRQARVEHLLSTCAGPINPAALLNMLQDRAPEGLPIYRDDPFDPDDENTLATALFDIGSDRVSMTVYRQGQCAFETVVASLRPAPLRT from the coding sequence GTGTCCAAGCAGGATTTGAGTCTTTTTCAGGTGAGCGGTGAGCCATATGACATCGGCTTCCGGCTGGGTGAACTCGCGAGGCCGGTGTTCACCGAGTATATGGAGCAAAGCATTGCGTGGCGGGCGGTTCGGCGCTGGCGCGGCGAGCCGTTCGTGCAACAACTACGGGCGGCGGCTCACGCATATTTCCCGGCGCTGCTGGCCGAACTCGACGGCATGGCGGCAGGACTGGGCTGGTCGGCGGAAGACGTCTTTTTGTGGAATTGCCGCGGCGAGTTGATTCACAACGCACCGGACGGTTGCACGACGTTAGCCGCGGTCGGAGGCAATGCGCGTTTCATCGCGCACAACGAAGACGGTGATCCGTTTCTGCGCGAGCGTTGCGCGCTGGTCGAGGTTCAACCTGCCGGCAAACCCGGCTTTGTCAGTTTCTACTACCCGGGATCGTTGCCGGGCCACACCTTCGCGGCCAACCGCGCGGGCCTCGTGCAGGCCATCAACAATCTGCGTATTTGCATACCCGCAGCCGGCGTGCCGCGAATGATTCTCGCGCGCGCGGTGCTCGATGCGGCCTCGCTCGACGAAGCATTGTCCATTCTGCGCGGCACGCCGGCTGCGAGCGGTTTTCATCACACGCTCGGCTGTGCGGGCGACGAGCGTCTTCTGAGCGTCGAAGTCAGCGCGCGGCGCTGTTCCGCGCAAACGGTGTCGGCGATCGCCGGTCATGCGAATCATCTGATTCATGCTGGCTGCGAAGCCGAGGCGCAAATCGTCACCGATTCTTCACGCGACCGGCAGGCTCGCGTCGAGCATCTGCTGAGCACATGCGCCGGTCCAATCAATCCCGCCGCGTTGCTGAATATGTTGCAGGATCGCGCCCCTGAAGGCTTGCCGATCTACCGCGACGACCCGTTCGATCCCGACGATGAAAACACGCTCGCGACAGCGCTTTTCGACATCGGCAGCGACCGTGTTTCGATGACGGTTTATCGACAAGGCCAATGCGCGTTCGAGACCGTTGTCGCCTCCTTGCGGCCTGCGCCGCTCCGCACCTGA
- a CDS encoding aspartate aminotransferase family protein, which produces MSTVFHRSPKQSLPVAIAGDGIEIIDSTGKRYIDASGGAAVSCLGHSNQRVIDAIKRQAQQLPYAHTSFFTTQAAEELAERLVASAPQGLEHVYFVSGGSEAIEAALKLARQYFVEKGELQRRHFIARRQSYHGNTLGALAIGGNAWRREPFLPILIEAHHVSPCYAYREQRADETEEQFAQRLADELEQKILELGADTVAAFVAETVVGATAGAVPPVREYFRKIRAVCDRYGVLLILDEIMSGMGRTGYLYACEEDGVAPDLLTIAKGLGAGYQPIGATLVSERIYQTIVGGSGFFQHGHTYIGHATACAAALEVQRVIADERLLPNVQARGEQLRGRLREHYAQHPHIGDVRGRGLFVGVELVRERATKVPFDASLKLHAAIRREAFARGLMVYPMGGTVDGKIGDHVLLAPPFICTARDIDEIVNRLADAIEGALAAV; this is translated from the coding sequence ATGTCTACCGTATTCCATCGCTCGCCGAAGCAGTCACTGCCGGTCGCTATCGCCGGCGACGGCATCGAAATCATCGATTCCACCGGCAAGCGCTACATCGATGCTTCGGGCGGCGCAGCCGTCTCGTGCCTAGGCCATAGCAATCAACGTGTGATCGACGCGATCAAGCGCCAGGCGCAGCAATTGCCGTATGCGCACACGTCGTTCTTCACGACCCAGGCCGCGGAGGAACTCGCCGAGCGCCTGGTGGCGAGTGCGCCGCAAGGGCTCGAACACGTGTACTTCGTGTCGGGCGGCTCGGAGGCGATCGAGGCGGCGCTGAAACTGGCGCGGCAGTACTTCGTCGAGAAGGGCGAATTGCAACGCCGTCATTTCATCGCGCGTCGGCAGAGCTATCACGGCAACACCCTGGGGGCGCTTGCGATTGGCGGCAATGCGTGGCGGCGCGAGCCGTTTCTGCCGATCCTGATCGAAGCGCATCACGTAAGCCCGTGTTACGCATATCGCGAACAGCGCGCCGACGAAACCGAAGAGCAGTTCGCGCAGCGTCTCGCGGACGAACTCGAACAGAAGATTCTGGAACTCGGCGCAGACACGGTGGCGGCGTTCGTCGCTGAAACGGTGGTGGGGGCGACGGCCGGCGCGGTGCCGCCGGTGCGCGAGTATTTCCGCAAGATCCGCGCCGTGTGCGATCGCTACGGCGTGCTGCTGATTCTCGACGAAATCATGTCCGGCATGGGCCGCACAGGCTACCTGTACGCGTGCGAGGAAGACGGCGTCGCGCCGGACCTGCTGACCATTGCCAAGGGGCTCGGCGCCGGCTATCAGCCGATCGGCGCGACGCTGGTAAGCGAGCGGATTTACCAGACGATTGTCGGCGGCTCGGGCTTCTTTCAGCACGGACATACGTATATCGGCCACGCCACTGCCTGCGCCGCGGCGCTCGAAGTGCAGCGCGTGATCGCTGACGAGCGGCTGCTGCCGAACGTACAGGCGCGCGGCGAGCAGTTGCGTGGGCGCTTGCGCGAACACTACGCGCAGCATCCGCATATCGGCGATGTGCGCGGGCGGGGCCTGTTTGTCGGCGTGGAACTGGTACGGGAGCGCGCCACCAAGGTGCCGTTCGACGCGTCGCTGAAACTGCATGCGGCGATCCGGCGCGAGGCGTTCGCGCGTGGCTTGATGGTGTACCCGATGGGCGGCACGGTCGACGGCAAGATCGGCGATCATGTGCTGCTGGCGCCGCCGTTTATCTGCACGGCGCGCGACATCGACGAGATCGTCAACCGTCTCGCCGATGCGATCGAAGGCGCACTGGCCGCCGTCTGA
- a CDS encoding carboxymuconolactone decarboxylase family protein, translated as MTERLPHFELSDATPEQKAVLDEILSGPRGNLNGPFLGWIHSPELAQQAQRLGAFCRYRTGLPLRLSELAILVTAARWQAQAEWYIHYPIALEAGVAEADAEAIRQGHRPSFAHADDALIHDFASELYDTKRVSDATYAKAVERFGHQVVINLVGLLGYYALVAMTLNVFDMRAVGQESLPFAG; from the coding sequence ATGACCGAGCGCTTGCCTCACTTCGAACTGTCCGATGCCACGCCCGAACAGAAGGCTGTTCTTGACGAGATATTGTCCGGTCCGCGCGGCAACCTGAACGGGCCGTTTCTGGGCTGGATTCATAGTCCGGAGCTGGCGCAGCAGGCGCAACGGCTCGGCGCGTTCTGCCGCTATCGCACCGGCTTGCCGCTGCGCCTGTCGGAGCTGGCGATTCTGGTGACCGCGGCGCGCTGGCAGGCGCAGGCTGAGTGGTACATCCACTATCCGATCGCGCTGGAAGCGGGTGTAGCCGAAGCCGATGCCGAGGCGATCCGCCAGGGGCATCGCCCGTCCTTCGCTCACGCCGATGACGCCTTGATCCACGATTTCGCGAGTGAACTCTACGATACCAAACGCGTGTCCGATGCGACCTATGCAAAGGCGGTCGAGCGCTTTGGCCATCAGGTGGTGATCAACCTTGTCGGATTGCTTGGCTACTATGCCCTGGTGGCGATGACGCTGAACGTGTTCGACATGCGCGCCGTGGGACAGGAGAGCTTGCCGTTCGCCGGGTAG
- a CDS encoding OsmC family protein has translation MKRKASAVWQGGLQDGKGSISTDSGVLKETQYSFSTRFADGIGTNPEELIAAAHAGCFSMALSAELGKAGITPERIGTTATVTLDKDGGGFTITAVHLDVAVKIPGGDKAAFEKATADAKAGCPVSKVLNATITMDAKLET, from the coding sequence ATGAAGCGCAAGGCATCAGCAGTCTGGCAAGGCGGCCTGCAGGACGGCAAAGGCTCGATTTCTACCGACAGCGGCGTCCTCAAGGAAACCCAGTACTCGTTTTCCACACGCTTCGCGGACGGCATCGGCACGAATCCGGAAGAGCTGATTGCGGCCGCGCATGCGGGTTGCTTCTCGATGGCATTGTCGGCGGAACTGGGCAAGGCCGGCATCACGCCCGAGCGTATCGGCACCACGGCAACCGTCACGCTCGACAAGGACGGCGGCGGCTTTACGATTACCGCGGTGCATCTCGATGTGGCCGTGAAAATCCCGGGTGGCGACAAAGCCGCGTTCGAAAAGGCCACCGCGGACGCCAAGGCGGGCTGCCCGGTGTCCAAGGTGCTGAACGCCACCATCACGATGGACGCGAAGCTCGAAACCTGA
- a CDS encoding isocitrate lyase/PEP mutase family protein, which yields MTTQTEKARQFQSYHAAGEAFIIPNPWDIGTARLLALAGFKALATSSAGYAFSRGRPDNAVGRAQMMAHLTDIAAATDLPVSADLENGFGDAPEDCAETIIQAAAAGVVGGSIEDATGRADEPIYGFEAAVERVRAAVVAARSLPFPFTLTARAENYLVGRPDLDDTIRRLRAYEGAGADVLYAPGLKTREEIAAVVDALERPVNVLMGLQGVLLSFDDLRSLGVRRVSVGGSLARAALGAFLRAAHEMRDHGTFNYTKEAASGNEINQLFTAAEQKWGQQTGE from the coding sequence ATGACAACACAAACCGAAAAAGCACGGCAATTCCAGTCATATCACGCAGCCGGCGAAGCCTTCATCATCCCGAATCCGTGGGATATCGGCACCGCGCGGCTGCTTGCGCTGGCGGGTTTCAAGGCGCTTGCCACCAGTAGCGCAGGCTATGCGTTCTCGCGCGGCCGGCCGGATAACGCCGTGGGCCGCGCGCAGATGATGGCGCATCTCACCGACATCGCAGCAGCGACCGATTTGCCGGTCAGCGCTGACCTGGAAAATGGTTTCGGCGATGCCCCGGAAGATTGCGCTGAAACGATCATTCAGGCCGCTGCGGCGGGCGTGGTCGGCGGTTCGATCGAAGATGCGACCGGTCGCGCGGATGAGCCGATCTATGGGTTCGAAGCTGCGGTGGAGCGCGTGCGCGCGGCGGTTGTTGCGGCGCGCAGCTTGCCGTTTCCATTCACGCTGACGGCGCGCGCCGAGAACTATCTGGTGGGCCGGCCCGATCTGGACGATACGATCCGGCGTTTGCGGGCCTATGAGGGGGCCGGCGCGGACGTGCTTTACGCACCTGGTCTGAAGACGCGAGAAGAGATCGCCGCGGTGGTCGATGCACTCGAACGTCCGGTCAACGTGCTGATGGGGCTGCAGGGCGTACTGCTCAGTTTCGACGATCTGCGTTCGCTGGGCGTGCGGCGTGTCAGCGTGGGCGGTTCGCTGGCGCGCGCGGCGCTGGGCGCGTTTCTCCGCGCGGCGCATGAAATGCGCGATCACGGCACCTTCAACTACACGAAGGAGGCCGCGAGCGGTAACGAGATCAACCAGCTCTTCACGGCAGCCGAACAGAAGTGGGGTCAGCAGACGGGCGAGTGA
- a CDS encoding TetR/AcrR family transcriptional regulator: MKQSGNWKQSVKKGGEAPRGRPREFDTDTVLASASQVFWHHGYHATSIDDLCKATGLLRGSLYGVFGDKHGIMLAALDHYAEGSVARLAERLNAPVPPDEALRNALLHYARVACALNGERSCFITNTSLEMPRDDETLRMRVAAIQRRMATLLAAAVIRGQASGAFNSTLDEKAVGDFLLCVMQGLRVLGRVAHTEDALIGIVDVAMRALV, encoded by the coding sequence ATGAAGCAATCTGGCAACTGGAAGCAATCCGTGAAAAAAGGCGGCGAAGCACCCCGTGGGCGGCCGCGCGAGTTCGATACGGACACTGTTCTGGCGAGCGCGAGCCAGGTGTTCTGGCATCACGGCTACCATGCCACCTCGATCGACGACCTCTGCAAGGCCACCGGTTTGCTGCGCGGCAGTCTGTACGGCGTCTTTGGCGACAAGCACGGCATCATGCTCGCCGCCCTCGATCATTACGCGGAAGGCTCGGTCGCGCGGCTGGCCGAGCGACTCAACGCGCCGGTGCCGCCGGACGAGGCATTGCGTAACGCCTTGCTGCATTACGCCCGGGTTGCCTGCGCGTTGAACGGCGAGCGCAGTTGCTTCATTACCAATACCTCGCTGGAGATGCCGCGCGACGACGAGACCTTGCGTATGCGCGTCGCCGCCATTCAGCGCCGCATGGCAACCTTGCTGGCGGCGGCGGTGATTCGCGGGCAGGCGAGCGGCGCCTTCAATTCCACGCTCGACGAAAAAGCCGTTGGCGATTTCCTGCTGTGCGTGATGCAAGGGCTGCGTGTGCTGGGGCGAGTCGCCCATACGGAAGATGCGCTGATTGGAATCGTGGACGTCGCCATGCGTGCGCTCGTCTAA